A window of Aptenodytes patagonicus chromosome 1, bAptPat1.pri.cur, whole genome shotgun sequence genomic DNA:
GCTGCGATGCCCACGCTGCAGCGGCTTCCTAAAGCACTGGGGGGCTTCCTCAGGCCATGAAATACGTGGGTGTTCATGTatgctggggacaggagggatgaAGAGGCATCTTTCAGGACTGCAGTCTCCTGCCTAGCATCTCCCAGGGTGCCCCATGCTGCACCCACTGGTGGGGTTTCATCCCACTCCCTAGGAGTCACCGCTGACTCCCCAGCTTCCTCGGTGCACATGTGGATCCCAGGAGGCAGAGCAAACTCTAAGAAAGGTCCTTGGGCACACTCTGGGATTTGCACCTCTGTCCTTGGCCAGGCTTTCCTCCCCCTGGTCTGTGCAATAGTCAGCTGCCTGTTCAGGATGGGAATGGCATCCCCTTTTGCTGGAGGCATCTCTGAGCCTTCCCTCTTCATCCCATTTGTGTTTCAGGTTTCCAAGGAGCAACAGGACCCTTTCACAGCCATTTGAATGGAGGTTGCACAGGGTTCGGGCTCCTGGTATGGCCCCTGGCCTTGCCGAGCTCGCAGCACCCATTTTGCAGGCAGGGATGTCAGCCGTGGCCCTGGGCCACCAGCTGCTGAGGAGGGAGGGTGGCTACATCACCTCCCGGCATGGCATCTCCGGGGGGCTAATGTGAACACCAGCCCAATGTGATGGCAGTCCCCAGCCCAGGGCTTCTCGCCTGCCTGTCTGTCTTTCCCATGGCGGCACCGCGCACTGTGGGGGTGTGTTGGGGTGGAAGTGGTAAGTGGGTTTATTTTCGTTCGTCTCCTGGCTCATGCTGCTCCGAGTTTGTGGCACCCGGTATTACTAACGCTTCCCTGCGCCAGCTGGCAGCCGGGGATGAATCAGATCGGCAGCACCATGGTGTGGACCCCTTGCCGGCTTGGGGCGATGCCTCTGGCCAAAGCGCTGGTGATGtctcctgcctctgcccgggGTGAGCCTTGGCACCAAAACGCCAGTGGCTTGATCTCGCTGCCAGAGATCTCTTGGTCTCATCTCACCCTCCTGCAGCTAACCTGCGGTAGCCTGCGGGGCAGGGTTGTCCCCTCTGCCccatgctgcctgcctggggctggccGGTCCCTGTCCCTAATGCACGTCACAGGTCTCAGGTGGCTTCATGAGCTCCTCTCTGCCCACTGGCAGCATCTCTGAGCTGGGGTTGGCTCTGTGGCCATGGGGACCCTGCTCATCCTCCTGCTGCCAAAAAAGCACTTTTGCAGTTGATCAGTTCCTCTCCCTTCTGGGCATGACCTCACAGCAGGCAGTGAAGTCACACGATGACATCACAGACCTTGGTGATTCCTGTTCTCCCCATAGCAAAGACACAGAGATGCCTGGTCCTCCCCTCCACTCCCCCCTGAACACCCTAGTGATCTAAATGGAGGGATTTCGGTGACTGCCTCTTCCCCCACAAGCGTCGCTGAGACTGCAGAAGTTGGCACACTGCTTGTCAGTGTCACCTGCCCGCGTGACCCAGGCTCCAGGAGGATAATTTGGatcctcctgcttgctgcagcCCAAAGCATCCTGAAAAATGTCATGGCTGCTTGGCATCTCTGGGACAATGGAGAGGGTCTGCCCAGAATCTCAAGGCttggaagatgatgatgatgatgatgacaacGATGACGAATTCAGCTACCCCTGCCACTCCGCATGTACTCCACCCCAGTGCAAGAGCCATGACAGCTCGGGTGACAGTCAGGTGGAGGATCTGGGGGAACCCATCCCATTTTCCCTAAATCCCAGGCACTCTTACACGGTGAAAGCCGAAGGAGTGAAAAATAGAATATATGCCAAGACGTTGGCCAAGCATGCACTGGAGCTTGAGGAGGAAGCTCAGGAGTTTCAGGAACCATTTTACAAAGATGCAGAAATGCGTGGCAGTTTGTCTGAAGATGAGGACCACAGCTGGACCAGGACCTATCACCTTCCTGTGCATCAAAGGTTGCATGTGTCCCGAGCTGCCAGTACAGCACCGTGCAGCCCCTATGACTCTTTCCAGTCTAGCGTGGGCAAGCACTTGGGGATGGATGCGTTTGCCCCATGGGTCCACACCAGTGACCCTTATCTGGGATACCCAGAGTGCaccaggggagcagagccccacATGCTGCACGAGGAGGCCACAGGGGACAGGGAGttcccatccctgcagctgcCCTACGACGTGCTCAGGGAGGAGAACGCCATGCTCAGGAGGGTGGTCAGGAGCATGCAGAGCTCCTGGGAGAGCCAGGCATGCACCGTGCGGAGGCTGGAGAGGCAGCTGAAGGCCAGCCTGGCCAAAGAGAAGAGGGAAGCCCAAGAGCTACAGTCCTTTGTCCAGCGGACTGAGTGGAGTCTCCAGCTAATGACCCAGCGGGCTCTGGAGGCAGAAAGCAATGTGGAGAAGCTGAAGCAGGAGATCTTTATTCTCCAGGGAGAGCTGGAGAGCTCCAAGATGGAGAACGAAAACCTGAAAGCAGGCCAAACAACTGACCTGGGGGCAGTGAAGCACAACATAGACTTTGCCTTGCAGAACCTCCACAAGGTAATAACGAGCGCAAACTGGTCCATCAGACAGCTTGCCTCTGGAGCGGAGTCGCTGCATTTTGTTGCTGAGGTCCTTAAATCTACCGGCAAAATTTCCGAAGTTGAAGCAGAAAAAGAGCTATGAACTCAATTCTGTGTGGGTCCTACGGATAAGTGTATGAATTGAGACCACGGGTCTCCCACTACAGCCTATACTAAAACCATTTGCTCTCACATGCTCAAATGTGTGTGTTCAGATTTGTAGCCTTTATTCTTCATGGAAATACTTTTCTTGTGATTAAGTACAAATTGCAGGTAGTGATGTAGTTTTAGCTGCTGATGCTCTGTTCTGGcactgcagagccagcagcaaaTGTTTCCCAGGCTCTGAGCTCCAAGGTCCAGCCGTGGTGGGCTCTGTGCAAGAGGTCATGCCACAGCTCCGGCTGACTTGAGCTCCTATGTGGGAGTCAGGGAGGAAGCACAGCAGCACGGGATGCAGTGTTCTTAAACAGTGTGCCCATCCCTTCCCATAGCTGTACCAGCCAGAACCGGAGATGAGCACAGCCCGCGCAGGTACCTGCATTTCATCTCCTTCCTTTGCCCATTCTCGGTGAGGTGGGGAAGGTTAGGAGCAGAGATCCAGGTGCTGCTGCACATAATTTCAGTGGGCAGAAGCTCTTTAGGTCCTCCTTCCTCTTATTTTGGAGGTGGCCACCACCTGGGCCAGAAATCCAAAGTCTGGAAATTGTGCACCTActcctgcagctggggaaagGGGTGGTAGTGGTGGTCAGAAACCTTTAGGAAGTTGGGAAGTATCCATACATGAGCTGTGGCGGTGCCTTTCCTCCGTTATCAGTGTCGGTGCTGGCTAAGGGTGAGCGTGGCTTATCCGGGATGGCTAAGGAAGGCGCTGGTTGGAGAAGATGCCCTTCCTCTCCTGGCTGGAGCTGGCATAGAGGGGTATACCTAAATTGCCCACTTTTGTCACCTTCTCAAGACCTGTGGGACCCTGCAGTGCAAACTCACCATGTAATCACTGAAGATACATCTTAGTTTTATCCTAGTGGGACCATCTGTAGGCATGAAGTGACCTTTCTTTGTCACCTGGTCATCCCTCAACATTTCTGATTCATTTAGGTTACCAACCCCAGTTTCTACTGTAGGTTTACCCAGCTGCACAACAAAATTTCCCGTATCTGGCCAAACCGACCCTCCTTAAAGACTTGGATGCTGTAGGGCAAtggggggggtgggtgctggCAGAGTTCAGTGCCAAAGTGCTTTTTCCTGATGGGAATTTTTAGGCAGCTGTTCACTTTTACCTCTATACGGTGAGTTGTGGTCTACAAGGTTGCTGTCTTCTCCTGGTCCCGTAATATCCCTGGTCTGAACAACCATGTTTGTGTTGCCACAGGGATTAAATTGCCTCAGTAACCTTGATCTCTGGAGGAGAGACTGCTGGTTAATCTTCATCCCAGACATGGCAACGGCAGTGCTTGCACATCAGAGGTGATGTCTGGAGCTCCTTACTTGCTGCTTTCTCGTCTGTGCTCCtaactggggaaagctgctggTCACCCTTAGCCACATGAAGCCCCGTTCTGCAACACTGATGATGAAACAAGGGTGGTTCTCACCAGTTTTTCTGTCCCTGACAACGTCACTTGCTGTTCCTCTCTCCATGTCCATGCATGACCACTTGCAAGCAGCTCTAAACCTTGGATTTGATGCAGAAATCCTTGTATTTGTCCCAGATATGGCAACCACTGGTTGCTCGTTGGTGAGGCTGGGAGAAAGTGAGCTATCTGGCTGTGTCTGCGTCCTGCGCTCTGCACTGGCTGCTGTAATCCACAGGTTACAGTGCAGGATTAGCATGGGTGTACAAAGCTCTTCCTAATCTGTGAGTCATTACCACCTCACTGCATTTCacttcccagcagctctgggcaggtGGGACAGGTTAGCTCTTGAGTCTTCAGTTTCCCTGTTCTTCAGTTTGTGGAGGACCGGGTTGGGACGTAACATCTGCTGGacatcctccccagggctctgccgCTGAGCTGCTCCTTGGATGCTGCATGCAGGGCATGTCACAAGGTCTGTTTGCTCTAAccggctgtgctggttttggctgggatagttaattttcttcatagtagctagtatggggctatgttttggatttgtgctggaaacagtgttgataccacaggggtgttttcgttattgctgagcagtgcttacacagagtcaaggccttttctgctcctcacaccaccccaccagtgtgtgggctgggggtgcacaagaagctgggagggaacgcagctgggacagctgaccccagctgaccaaagggatatcccataccataagacgtcatgctcagcatataaagctgggggaagaagaaggaagggggggacgttcagagttatggcatttgtctttccaagtaaccattacgcatgatggagccctgctttcctggagatggctgaacacctgcctgatgacgggaagtagtgaatgaattccttgttttgctttgcttgcgtgcaccgcttttgctttacttattaaactgtctttatctcaacccacgagttttctcacttttactcttctgattctctcctccatcccaccaggggggagtgagcgagtggcttagttgctggctggggttaaaccacgacaccggCTTCTCCTTGCCTACTCCTAAGCTCTTCCTTTCCATCAGTTCTCCCTTTTGGCTCTACCCATTGCTCTTCTTCTCCTCTTCGAAATGCGGGGGGATGTTCCGCACGCCCTGGAAATAAATCTCCTCTGGGTCAGGCTGGGCTGATGGGGACCCCTGAGGGCTGCCGTGCATGTCCGTGCTTCGTTAGTCCTTGTGTGCGAGGTATTTAGCCTGGCTGAGCTCTCGTCCTAGTATAAGCTGATATTAATATAATGGCTCAGGGCAAGGGCCCTGCAAGCTGCTCAGTCGTTGTGCCCTTGATCTGGAGAGCTGTGACTGGCTGGCCCTGCACCTCTCCTGGTGGTAGATTCTGGGGAACGTGGGGGCTGTGGGCCGTGCAATCCAGTCTGCATCCATCAGCTCCTCACCTGCCCGAGCCAGGCTGTGGCACAGTGCCCTGTGGACACCTCCAGACCCCTCCTGAGAAAAAGGCTGGGAGCCCTGCACCACCTCCTCTGGGACTGGGACGGGTGCCATCAGGGGAGGCTCTGACTGGGTTTTGCTTCGTCCTTCTCTGCAAGGCGCGTGCCCAGGAGCAATCCCAATGGCAGCACGGGTCCCAGCTCACCAGAGGTGAAACCTGGAGCAGCCCAGTCCCATGTGAGTGCTGCTGCATGAGATCCCGTGCCCTCCCAGCTCCTGCGGCCCCCTGACACCTGATGATACAGCGAGCCATGGGCAGCGTCCGAGTCAACCGGTGAGTAACCCCCTTCTCAAGGACTGCTGCTGCCCAGGGTGGCCTAGTCCTCCTCATCTGGTCCATCAGGCCATACCTTCAGCCTGTCTTTCAGTATATTCTTCTCAAATTATCTGCCAGGGGCTTTCCTGCTCCAAAGTATggctcctctctccttctccaaTCCAAGACACACCATACATGGGGGCAGTGCTCAGAGGGGGAGTGCTACAGAGGAGAAGCAAAGTGCTGCATGGTGCTGGACCAGAAATTACAGATtccagcagtgctgcagaagccccctgtccccaggggtcACAACTCCAGCCATGTGTGCTTCCTTGCTCCCTTTTCCCACGAGAGGAGGACGAGGGTCATGGTGCCCATGTTGGAGGGCTCCAGCTGACATGTCAACACTAcggggtgggagggaggcacTGGCAGCCCAACAGGTCCTGGGAAGCCAGGGCTCGATGGTCACAAGGGCAGAGTGGTCTTGGTGGGTCTGTGCACTCCCTTAATTTCCTCAGTGGTCAGAGCATCTTCTGCCATCACATCTTTAAGGAGTATCTGCAACCGTAGACCCAGCAGCACACAAGGGGCAGTGGCGGTGCCGCCTGCGAGGGAGGGGAGTTGGAGGGGCAAATGTCTCCCAGAAAGTGTGTGGGGAGCTTCTCACAGGGAAATCTGCCAGCACTTTGGCTGTTGATCTCCAAATTACACCTTTGGCTTCGGATGTGGGATGCTGGGAGCCACACATGTTGCTGTGGCAACAGAATTGTCCTGAGCACAGGAAGTGTATAAACATTGTCACCGACGCACCATGAAATCAgtgaggagagcagaggagaaaatagAAACTCCCGGCCTTATATAATGTCAGGGCCAAAATGTGGCCAGACCACGGGCGCTTGCTCCCAGGCTTCCCAACTGTCCCAGCCGCCATCAGGTTTCAAAGCCTTGGGTCCCTCCTCACCACAAAGGCTGGAAGGAAGCACAGCGCTACAAGCTTCTCCTGCTTTGCTGCCCTGTCAGGACTTCGCTAGATACAACCTCCTGGCAGCAAGACTCGGCAAATACGGCAGCTGAGCTCCACCAGTTTGGTCAATGTGGCACCACAGTGCAATAACCAGGGAAACAAGCTGTTGTGAACTTCAACGCCACGCTGACATAGCCCTGTGAGCCACCCACGTCTCCCACCCTCGCTGTCTTTGTGGTGGTTGTTGTTCTTCACGTATTCTTGCTGGAAAtgcctgtttcttctctttcaggtACAGCATCGTCTCGACCGAAGAGGATGGACACAAGGTCTCCACGCTGGGCAGCATGAACGGGCACAGCCGGAATGGGAAGGGCCATGCCCCCCGGCGGAAGCACCGCAACCGCTTTGTGAAGAAGAACGGCCAGTGCAATGTCTACTTTGCCAACCTGAGCAACAAGTCTCAGCGCTACATGGCCGACATCTTCACCACCTGTGTGGACACGCGCTGGCGGTATATGCTTATGATCTTCTCTGCCGCCTTCTTGGTCTCCTGGCTCTTCTTCGGCTTCCTCTTCTGGTGCATTGCTTTCTTCCATGGCGACCTCAATGCACCGGCAGTGGGAGGCAGTCCCTCTCTCCTCAAGCCCTGCATCATGCATGTGAACAGCTTCCTAGGggcttttcttttctcagtgGAGACACAGACAACCATTGGGTATGGCTTCCGCTGTGTGACTGAGGAATGCCCGCTGGCCATCATGGCAGTTGTGGTCCAGTCCATTGTGGGCTGCGTTATTGACTCCTTCATGATTGGCACCATCATGGCCAAGATGGCGAGGCCCAAGAAGCGGGCCCAGACCCTCCTCTTCAGTCACCATGCAGTCATCTCTGTGCGGGATGGCAAACTGTGCCTCATGTGGCGGGTGGGCAACCTGAGGAGGAGCCACATTGTGGAGGCCCACGTCCGAGCCCAGCTCATCAAACCCTACATGACAGAGGAAGGGGAATATCTCCCCCTGGACCAGCGGGACCTCAATGTGGGCTATGACGTGGGCCTCGATCGTATATTTTTGGTCTCACCCATTATTATCGTTCATGAGATTGACGAGGAGAGCCCGCTCTATGGGATTGGCAAGGAGGAGCTGGAGACGGAGAACTTTGAGATTGTTGTTATCCTGGAGGGGATGGTGGAAGCCACAGCCATGACCACACAGGCACGAAGCTCTTACCTCGCTAGTGAAATCCTTTGGGGTCACCGTTTTGAACCAGTTGTGTTTGAGGAGAAGAACCACTACAAAGTGGATTATTCACGCTTTCACAAGACCTATGAGGTAGCTGGCACGCCTTGCTGCTCAGCTCGGGAGCTGCAAGAAAGCAAGATGACTATCCTaccttctcccccacctcccagTGCCTTCTGCTATGAGAACGAGCTGGCTCTTGTCAGTcaagatgaagatgaagatgatgacGAAGTGGGTGTGGTGTTAGGGGGCAGCACTAAAGAAGAGGGAGGCGTCATCCAGATGATGGATTTTGGAAGCCACCTGGACCTGGAGCGGCTCCAGGCAACTCTGCCCCTAGATACAATCTCATACCGCAGGGAGTCAGCCATCTaactcctccagcctccccattCCACACCTGTCACCCACCGTCTCCTCCTCCATTTTGCACCCATACATAGCTGGATAAGTCCCTTGCCCACCAAAAAATGCCTCCCGTGACTGCCTCTCAGCCCCTGAGTACATCAAGGCCTGGAGCTGCTCTGATATATTCCCTTTCCCATGAAGTTATACTGTCTGGAAGAGGAGTGAGGATACACTACTCTTCCAGTGTGTGCAGCTTGTGCTAGGATTCCTTTCCTGCCCAGAGACAGGAGAGCAGCACGCCTGGTTTCTCATCTCTGGAGAGGCGACAGGAGTCCGTCCCCTCAATGGACAGACCGGGACCCGCAGCAAGTGTTTCTGCTGCTGAGGCAGCAGCAAACTTTCTGTTCCCTCTCGACGTGGGTAGGCCCCATGGCTGTCAAGAGTCATGACCGTCACTAGGAGAGGAGCGAAACCCAAGCACTGACCAGATGAGGATGGACAGGAGAGTTCAGGACTCCTGGCGGGAGTAGGGAAGGATGTCAAGGGAGGGTTTTACTTGCATGTTTATTGCTTGTTGCACATGACTCTTTCTCTGTATATAAAACAGATCGAGAACCGAAATCCATATTCTTCCACTGCAAATGCCAAGCTAGGAGACAAGGACGCTCTGCGTAGCCTACTCTGCACTCTCCTTGGCTTTTGGTATCTGTCACCTCCAGAAGCAGCTCGGCTCCACGGACTCAGACCCAGTTCTCCCAGTCCTCTTGAAAAACCCGTCCTGCTCCTCTCCCGAGAtgcctggcagaggaggcagggCGCTGTGCTTGCACACTCAAACTGCTCCCTGGCACAGCGTGGCCAGGATGACAGACAAGTGACCTGACTGGACAGCAGACCCTCAACTTGCTCCTTTCACCTCTTCCGTACTTCTCCCTGCTGCCATCAGCTGTAAAACTGAATTtgtaactatttatttttaataaagtctaATATCCCAGGGGGAGATCTGGAAGCAAAGGAGAGACCCCAAGGCTGCAGCCTGGTATAGAGGCTGATGAGTGTTATTAGTGCTAATGTTTGCTGTTGGTATGGTGGTGTTGCCTGGAAGCTCCACCATGAGAGGTCCCTTGTTCTGGGCCTCCTTGGTGAAGACCTACAATAAGAGGCTCAGAGAATTTGCTCGGGGAGAAGATCATACAAAATGTACGTATGGAGGGAAGCACTTGCATTAAAATTACCAGTAGGATGGGTCAAACAATTCTGCTTGCTTTGGAGATAACGAGAGTTTTGCCCAGGGAAGGGTTATAGATGTGTTTGATGAAGAGGCAGAGACGTGCAAGACACTGCTCTAAATGTAAGGctcaaaaaagcccccaaaaaccccaaacctcttttTTTGCTAGAGGTAAGTAAGAACTAGGGGAAATGAGGGAGGGCATCAGCCAGAGCTAGACCTGTAACATCACTTTGCTGTCATTTCACAAAAGACGTGAAAATCTGGTGATCCTTTTCCTTTAGGAGCAGCAGAATCACTCCTTCAAAACTGTAGACGATATGGGGACAGAAAGACAAACAGGTAGCTAAGGAAGCTGCTCTGGGCACCCAACAGTTGTGCTATGGGGGGAATGGCTGAAGAAATGATGTCCCACCCAACCCCTGATCTACAAAGCAGGAAAACAGCATCTTGATATCAATTTGGAATTGGTTCAAGAAGCaagaggaaggggggaagaagcagaaggggaaggaaggaaatagcaggagtgagaggaagaagcaggcacagcaggcagatggaggaggaggaagggaaaaagaagagaaagtgagGTAATATGGGAACGCATTTGAGAAAGAGTGGGGACAGACTAAGAAGAGGGGTCTAGACCCAGACGTGGCTATTTCTTGTCCTGGCGTGCAGGTTCTGCAGGGGGACAGCTGCCCTGCACGGGTTTGCTCTGCACCCAGGCAGTGATCTGACACTTTTGGCAAGCCTTGCCAAGAAGGGAAGAGGAGCTGGTGGTAGGATGAGAGAAGAGCAGACAGGTGACAACCAAAGATCAGAGCATcaggagaggggggggaaaggaaaggcaTCACTCCTGATGCCTCTGTCTCCCCCCGTTGGGCACAGAGTTTGGACAGGAGCTCATGGATCCTGGTGCCTCCTGGCTTTTCCCATGTATGACTTTATAAGCTGCCTCATTTTTCCACATGGGTCCCTgtcccacctctccttcccatTGCTAATTAATGaagtccctccctccctccttttattatttatttattttccccagaGGGAATAAGCAGGGGCTGGTATTGACCCGGCTTTTAATACAGCTTTCAGAGCCGGGTGCCTGCCACTGGCCATGGCAGTGGAAACAAACTAATGGACCGAGAGAGAAGGACTCTGTGTGTGAGGACACGGGCATCCAGGACACAGACTGAGGTAGTGGCCTCCAGGAGAGGGGGAATCTGCATGGCTGGGCACCCCCCCACTGGTGTACAGCATCCTGAAGTGGATGGCAGCACTTGGTGCGGATGAAGTGCCCATGGCCTGTTAGCTCTTGGGAGGCTCATCTCCAAGGAGCGAGCTCCCAGGGAGCCCAGGCAAGGATGGGGCAGCTGAGGTGCACCGGGGCCATGGGCATGCACAGCTGGGGCAGTGGAGGCGGCACACGGGCCAGTGCTGCCACCCCTCACTTCAGATGGCAGGACTCttgggggaaaaatgggaaaagctTGCAATAAGGCTAAGGGAACAAGTATCATGCAGCCACGCTGGGATCCTAGACCCTCTGTACGTTTGAACCTGCTGGCCCTTTTCATGTCATGTTTGGCATCATGGTGGAGAAGACACCAAGGTGTTGAGGAAAACCCAACTGAACCCCTGCCGTTCACAATAAAATTGGGAGAAAGCTGGCAATGCTGCCACATCGTTAGAGAGGGGAGAGAGCTGAGGAGGACCcaagggagagaagggggctgaggggagggggcagagggaaggagaggaacagCCACAGTGCGGGAGAAGAGAGGTGATGGGTGAACCTCTGCCCATCAGGCGCTCCTCCCACAGCTGTGCTTATGTTGCCAAAATGGCACATTCCTTGGGCACACATAGCCCATCCGATGGCACGGTGCAGTCACTCTTCTCAGTCAAAAgt
This region includes:
- the KCNJ4 gene encoding inward rectifier potassium channel 4 isoform X2 translates to MIQRAMGSVRVNRYSIVSTEEDGHKVSTLGSMNGHSRNGKGHAPRRKHRNRFVKKNGQCNVYFANLSNKSQRYMADIFTTCVDTRWRYMLMIFSAAFLVSWLFFGFLFWCIAFFHGDLNAPAVGGSPSLLKPCIMHVNSFLGAFLFSVETQTTIGYGFRCVTEECPLAIMAVVVQSIVGCVIDSFMIGTIMAKMARPKKRAQTLLFSHHAVISVRDGKLCLMWRVGNLRRSHIVEAHVRAQLIKPYMTEEGEYLPLDQRDLNVGYDVGLDRIFLVSPIIIVHEIDEESPLYGIGKEELETENFEIVVILEGMVEATAMTTQARSSYLASEILWGHRFEPVVFEEKNHYKVDYSRFHKTYEVAGTPCCSARELQESKMTILPSPPPPSAFCYENELALVSQDEDEDDDEVGVVLGGSTKEEGGVIQMMDFGSHLDLERLQATLPLDTISYRRESAI
- the KCNJ4 gene encoding inward rectifier potassium channel 4 isoform X1 encodes the protein MLARHGWSRRQPSAGPGYSIVSTEEDGHKVSTLGSMNGHSRNGKGHAPRRKHRNRFVKKNGQCNVYFANLSNKSQRYMADIFTTCVDTRWRYMLMIFSAAFLVSWLFFGFLFWCIAFFHGDLNAPAVGGSPSLLKPCIMHVNSFLGAFLFSVETQTTIGYGFRCVTEECPLAIMAVVVQSIVGCVIDSFMIGTIMAKMARPKKRAQTLLFSHHAVISVRDGKLCLMWRVGNLRRSHIVEAHVRAQLIKPYMTEEGEYLPLDQRDLNVGYDVGLDRIFLVSPIIIVHEIDEESPLYGIGKEELETENFEIVVILEGMVEATAMTTQARSSYLASEILWGHRFEPVVFEEKNHYKVDYSRFHKTYEVAGTPCCSARELQESKMTILPSPPPPSAFCYENELALVSQDEDEDDDEVGVVLGGSTKEEGGVIQMMDFGSHLDLERLQATLPLDTISYRRESAI
- the LOC143155750 gene encoding endosome-associated-trafficking regulator 1-like, with product MSWLLGISGTMERVCPESQGLEDDDDDDDNDDEFSYPCHSACTPPQCKSHDSSGDSQVEDLGEPIPFSLNPRHSYTVKAEGVKNRIYAKTLAKHALELEEEAQEFQEPFYKDAEMRGSLSEDEDHSWTRTYHLPVHQRLHVSRAASTAPCSPYDSFQSSVGKHLGMDAFAPWVHTSDPYLGYPECTRGAEPHMLHEEATGDREFPSLQLPYDVLREENAMLRRVVRSMQSSWESQACTVRRLERQLKASLAKEKREAQELQSFVQRTEWSLQLMTQRALEAESNVEKLKQEIFILQGELESSKMENENLKAGQTTDLGAVKHNIDFALQNLHKVITSANWSIRQLASGAESLHFVAEVLKSTGKISEVEAEKEL